The following nucleotide sequence is from Nitrospinota bacterium.
GTCCTACCTTTTTGATAGAAATTAGTTTGTTTTGATTCAGGTTTTAATTTCACTTTAATTGATAATCCAGCTGAGCTGAGTTTTCTGATATTAAAGCCCCTTATTTTTAATGGTAGCAAAAATTTTCGATAGCCTGGATTAATAGATGAAATAACAATTTAAGCAAAAAGTCTTTAAATCTGAATCTAATTAAGAAATAAAAAAAGCCATATTGATTTTGGCGAATTGAAAGGAGGTGGAAAGATCTTTTTGATGCCGTTGGCATTTCTTTGCAGTTGTGGCTCTTTTTCGGTTAAAGGAGGTTAAGTTATGAAAAAGAGAATTTTTACAAAACTGATTGCCTTAGCAGTAATTACCACGTTTCTTATCATTCTGCCGAGCGGGCCTCCATGGGCAGCTAAGAAAAAGCCCATTGAACTGGTCCTGGCAACCGCCACGACAGGTGGGACTTATTATCCTGTTGGTGTGGCCCTATCAACCCTTTGGAGCATAAAGTTAAGGAAAGAAAAACCGTCTGCTATAAAGGTCAATGCAATTACATCAGCAGGATCCGGAGAGAATGTTAATATGCTCAAGGCAAAAGAGGTCGAGATGGCCATTCTTCAGGGGTTGTTCGGAAAGATGGCCTGGAACGGCGCCGACATATATAAAGGCAAGCCTATGAAAGAACACCGGTCTATTACGATGCTGTGGCCCAATGTT
It contains:
- a CDS encoding TAXI family TRAP transporter solute-binding subunit — encoded protein: MKKRIFTKLIALAVITTFLIILPSGPPWAAKKKPIELVLATATTGGTYYPVGVALSTLWSIKLRKEKPSAIKVNAITSAGSGENVNMLKAKEVEMAILQGLFGKMAWNGADIYKGKPMKEHRSITMLWPNV